In one Streptomyces marincola genomic region, the following are encoded:
- the erm gene encoding ErmE/ErmH/ErmO/ErmR family 23S rRNA (adenine(2058)-N(6))-methyltransferase, protein MASRRKTLSQNFLHSTAVLGQIVRTAELRPADLVVEPGAGEGTLTRLLARTVRQVIAYELDPALAARLPQRLRPARNVEVVAGDFLHAKPPGAPFAVVGNIPFARTTDIVRWCLSAPGLTSATLVTQLEYARKRTGDFGTWPLLTVQSWPEHTWQLGPRIRRQHFTPVPRTDSAVLRIVRRPAPLVPRRDLPAYRALVAQGFTGTGGSLRASLARQHGSARVREALRAAGVAEDALVGRVSPRQWLTIFRRLNGPHRSRAGRKGQ, encoded by the coding sequence GTGGCTTCCCGCCGCAAGACCCTTTCCCAGAACTTCCTGCACAGCACGGCCGTGCTGGGCCAGATCGTGCGCACCGCGGAACTTCGGCCCGCCGACCTGGTCGTCGAGCCCGGCGCGGGCGAGGGAACCCTCACCCGCCTGCTCGCGCGCACCGTACGGCAGGTCATCGCCTACGAACTCGACCCGGCGCTCGCGGCCCGGCTGCCCCAGCGGCTGCGCCCGGCGCGCAACGTCGAGGTCGTGGCCGGCGACTTCCTGCACGCCAAGCCGCCCGGCGCGCCGTTCGCCGTGGTCGGCAACATCCCCTTCGCGCGCACGACCGACATCGTGCGCTGGTGCCTTTCCGCACCCGGCCTGACCTCCGCGACGCTGGTGACCCAGCTGGAGTACGCCCGCAAGCGGACCGGTGACTTCGGCACCTGGCCCCTGCTGACGGTGCAGAGCTGGCCGGAGCACACGTGGCAGCTCGGCCCGCGCATCCGGCGGCAGCATTTCACCCCCGTGCCGCGCACGGACTCGGCCGTGCTCCGCATCGTGCGCCGACCCGCCCCTCTCGTGCCCCGGCGCGACCTCCCGGCCTACCGCGCGCTGGTCGCCCAGGGGTTCACCGGCACCGGCGGCTCGCTGCGCGCCAGTCTGGCCCGGCAGCACGGGAGCGCGCGGGTGCGCGAGGCCCTGCGGGCCGCCGGCGTCGCGGAGGACGCGCTGGTGGGCCGGGTGAGTCCGCGGCAGTGGCTGACGATCTTCCGGCGGCTGAACGGGCCCCACCGGAGCCGCGCGGGCCGCAAAGGCCAGTAG